The sequence below is a genomic window from Campylobacter anatolicus.
GATGATTTTTTAAGAAAGCGATAGCTAACTGCAAAATCTTGTTACCATTTATAGTAGTGTAAACAGAACTTTATCAAGCGATTTGAAATCAGATTTACTTAATAAAATGTATTTTTTATAAATTTAAAAGGACAAAAATGTCAGAAGTAAAACGTATAACAGCACCATTTGACAAAGATATGGTAAAGAGTCTAAAAGCGGGAGATAACGTGTTAATAACTGGCACCATTATTGCCGCTCGTGATGCCGCTCACAAGGCACTCACCGAGACCTTGGCTCGTGGAGAGAAGTTGCCGGTTAATCTAGCTGGCGAGACTATATACTACCTTGGACCAAGCCCAGCAAAGCCAGGTCAAGCCATCGGAGCTGCAGGTCCAACGACAAGCGGTAGGATGGATAAATACACCCCAACTATGATAAACGAAGTTGGCATAAACGGTATGATCGGCAAGGGTTACCGCTCAGAAGCAGTCGTGGAGGCGATGAAAAAGTCAGGTTGCGTATATATGGTAGCCATCGGCGGTGCAGGAGCTTTAATAAGCCAAAGTATTAAAAGATACGAAGTTTTGGCCTACCCTGAGCTAGGTCCTGAGGCAGTCGCACGGCTTTGGGTGGAAGACTTCCCTGCTATAGTTGCTATAGACAGTGATGGCAACGACTTTTATAAGGTTGGACAAGAACCGTATAAGAAAATTTAATAATATCCCAAACAAAGCGTGTCAGTTATCTTGATACGCTTTTCAAATGGTGTAGGGGAGAAGTATTTGCATTTTTCTATGTATATGCGGTAGGAGTATTCAAGCCCCAAATCATCATAAAATTTCTTTAAATTTATAAACTTTATACCGCAAATTTCATGAAGTTCTACTATATTATAAATTTTTGAGCCATTTTTAGACACAAGATGTGATGGGGCAAGTCCGGTAAATGAGCAAAATGTGCTAGTTAAAACTAGTCCATTTAAGCTAGTGCAAGAGTTTGCTATATCTTTATATTTGCTTGGTATTGTTTTTGTGTTTAAAAATACAACACGTGAGTTCTCAAATTTAGCGTATATTATGTTTTTCCAAAATAGATAGGCATTGCTCGATATTTTAGCGTTTTTAGCGAACTCACAGCCTAGTATATAATCATCTAAAAATTCATTAGGTGCTAGTGTTAGTTTCAAATTTTAGCTTTCAGGAGATTATTTTTATAAAATTATATCAAAATTTATAAATATTTTTAAAGTCTTTTTGATTTAACATATATTTAAAATTTTTAATAGGTATAATCTTTAATAAATATAATATTAAAATAATACTAAAGTATGAAATTCGAGAAATTTAAGTTATTTTATAATTTTAGCTCTGGCTTATACTCAAGTACATTTTTACCTATACAAGAATACATTTAGAAATAGGCAAGTAGTAGCATTTAGCTCATAGCAAACGGAAGATATTGTTTTGATATATTAAGAATGTGTAAAGAGATACTAAAATCTCGCTTGATTTTAAATTAAATTCTACTAATGAGTACGAATCCAAAAATACTTTAAAAGCTAGGCGTAGCAGGAGAGATTAGCCTTGATAGTAAGGCATTAAATATACTCTTAAGTGTCGGCAAAAGATTTTAAAGAAATTTTAAATTTTATTAAAAAATAAAAGCTATAATAACCTAAATTTTAATAAGGATACAAAATGAGAAAAGTAATCTCAACAAAAGACGCACCACAAGCGATCGGTCCATACTCACAAGCGATCGTAGCCAATGGCTTTTTGTTTGTCTCAGGACAACTTGGAGTTACTGCGACAGGAGAGTTTGCTGGTGAGAGTGTAGAGGCTCAGGCTAGACAATCTCTTTTAAATTTAAAGGCGATTTTAAGTGAAGCTGGGGCGAGCTTTAGCGATGTAGTAAAAACCACGATATTTTTAGCTGATATCGCAGACTTTGTAAAGGTAAATGAAATTTATGCGAGTTTTTTTACTCAGCCTTTCCCTGCACGTAGCACAATAGCAGTAAAAACTCTGCCTAAAAACGCTCTTGTAGAGATAGAACTTATCGCAACTATAAAGGTATAAATGTGAAAAAAATTTTATATATCATAGCTATTTTAGTGGTTGGATTTGGCGGATTTGTATTTTATCTGCAAGATTATGTTAAGTCAAAATACGATGAATACACGCTAAATTTGCAGAATATAAGCTTTAATAACGGTCTTTCAATCGACTTAAAGCAAAAAAGCTATAAAAAGGGTCTGTTTGATGCAAGGGGCGTTATTGGCGGATATGTAAAGATAGCTAATGAGGTTGTAGAAGTTGAGGTTATAAGTGATATAAAATATGGATTAAATGTCTTAAGTGGTGCTATTGATATAAATAATGCGGTGAAAATTTTGACTGATAAGGAGAGTGTTGTAAGGATATTTGGCACGGATACGCCTCTTAGCATAAATAGTAAAATTTATGCTGATGAGAGTGCAGATGTAGTGGCTAAGCTAGTAGCGATAAACTACCATAACCACAATAGTATAAAGTCTGATCCAATAAC
It includes:
- a CDS encoding Fe-S-containing hydro-lyase translates to MSEVKRITAPFDKDMVKSLKAGDNVLITGTIIAARDAAHKALTETLARGEKLPVNLAGETIYYLGPSPAKPGQAIGAAGPTTSGRMDKYTPTMINEVGINGMIGKGYRSEAVVEAMKKSGCVYMVAIGGAGALISQSIKRYEVLAYPELGPEAVARLWVEDFPAIVAIDSDGNDFYKVGQEPYKKI
- a CDS encoding cysteine permease, with translation MKLTLAPNEFLDDYILGCEFAKNAKISSNAYLFWKNIIYAKFENSRVVFLNTKTIPSKYKDIANSCTSLNGLVLTSTFCSFTGLAPSHLVSKNGSKIYNIVELHEICGIKFINLKKFYDDLGLEYSYRIYIEKCKYFSPTPFEKRIKITDTLCLGYY
- a CDS encoding RidA family protein encodes the protein MRKVISTKDAPQAIGPYSQAIVANGFLFVSGQLGVTATGEFAGESVEAQARQSLLNLKAILSEAGASFSDVVKTTIFLADIADFVKVNEIYASFFTQPFPARSTIAVKTLPKNALVEIELIATIKV